The Rickettsiales bacterium genome has a segment encoding these proteins:
- a CDS encoding iron-sulfur cluster assembly accessory protein, which produces YKFDFDRNLNPDDKIFGTENVKIAIDETSLSMLEGSQFDFVETLTASNFEIKNPNASSSCGCGNSFSV; this is translated from the coding sequence TATAAATTTGATTTTGATAGGAATCTCAACCCTGACGATAAAATTTTCGGCACAGAAAATGTGAAAATTGCGATTGATGAAACCTCACTTTCTATGCTTGAAGGCTCTCAGTTTGATTTTGTAGAAACTCTTACAGCCTCTAATTTTGAGATTAAAAACCCCAACGCATCATCATCTTGCGGTTGTGGCAATAGCTTTTCGGTGTAG